A window of Candidatus Krumholzibacteriia bacterium contains these coding sequences:
- a CDS encoding DUF512 domain-containing protein encodes MIQLERAPATGIVPGYEWREGDRLVAIGSTRLRDILDFYYLSEEEGETQLTIVDNDERHAQYPIDTSDLNTFAQAFAPMEFKTCAAQCVFCFIDQNPPGMRQNIYVKDEDYRFSFLYGNYITLTSLGRRGIERVIEQKLSPLYVSVHATDVEVRTKMLGIKRQMDVMAVLQHLTANGIEVHAQIVLCPGWNDGAVLDRTLADLSTLHPMLKSISTVPVGLTDHREGLTKLEPVTVDDARDAIDRIHRFADRFEAEHGTRLAYPSDEFFLMVEEDFPDLSYYEEMPQQDTGIGMCRDMITDVEDALDELRELDAPRTTATVLTGTLAATFMERDLRPLLDRIPWLDLRVVGVENRLYGKGITVAGLLSGRDFLHAIEQLPDDAGVVMLPDSPINHDGVFLDDMPLDELTERSRFPIRVAEDGLVETLIAAVAERAA; translated from the coding sequence GTGATCCAACTCGAACGAGCACCCGCGACCGGCATCGTGCCGGGCTACGAATGGCGCGAGGGCGACCGCCTGGTGGCGATCGGAAGCACGCGCCTGCGCGACATCCTGGACTTCTACTATCTGAGCGAAGAGGAAGGCGAGACGCAGCTCACGATCGTCGACAACGACGAACGCCACGCGCAGTACCCGATCGACACCTCCGATCTGAACACCTTCGCGCAGGCCTTCGCGCCCATGGAGTTCAAGACCTGCGCGGCGCAGTGCGTGTTCTGCTTCATCGACCAGAACCCGCCGGGCATGCGCCAGAACATCTACGTGAAGGACGAGGACTACCGGTTCAGCTTCCTCTACGGCAACTACATCACCCTGACCTCGCTCGGCCGGCGGGGGATCGAGCGCGTGATCGAACAGAAGCTCAGTCCGCTGTACGTGAGCGTGCACGCCACCGACGTCGAGGTCCGTACGAAGATGCTGGGCATCAAGCGGCAGATGGACGTCATGGCCGTGCTGCAGCACCTGACCGCGAACGGGATCGAGGTGCACGCGCAGATCGTGCTGTGCCCGGGCTGGAACGACGGCGCGGTGCTCGACCGCACGCTCGCCGACCTGTCGACCCTGCACCCCATGCTCAAGTCGATCAGCACGGTTCCGGTGGGCCTGACCGACCACCGCGAGGGTCTGACGAAGCTCGAGCCGGTGACCGTGGACGACGCCCGCGACGCGATCGACCGGATCCACCGCTTCGCCGACCGCTTCGAGGCCGAACACGGAACCCGCCTGGCGTACCCGAGCGACGAGTTCTTCCTGATGGTCGAGGAGGACTTCCCCGACCTGTCCTACTACGAGGAGATGCCGCAGCAGGACACGGGCATCGGCATGTGCCGCGACATGATCACCGACGTGGAGGACGCCCTGGACGAACTGCGCGAGCTCGACGCACCGCGCACGACGGCCACCGTTCTCACCGGCACGCTCGCGGCCACGTTCATGGAGCGCGACCTGCGGCCGCTGCTCGACCGCATCCCCTGGCTCGACCTGCGGGTCGTGGGAGTCGAGAACCGCCTCTACGGCAAGGGCATCACCGTGGCCGGCCTGCTCAGCGGCCGGGACTTCCTGCACGCGATCGAGCAGTTGCCGGACGACGCCGGCGTGGTCATGCTGCCCGACTCGCCGATCAACCACGACGGCGTGTTCCTCGACGACATGCCGCTCGACGAACTGACCGAGCGCTCACGGTTCCCGATCCGGGTGGCAGAGGACGGCCTGGTCGAGACGCTCATCGCCGCGGTCGCGGAGCGGGCGGCATGA